The genomic region tgggagattaatcaaagtgtagatccagatttggagctgttcatccaattcgagagaaaagggtgtacatgttttattttcattattttttcattgtaattgatttcctagattgttttaaacatgaacatgtttagctagactgattaaatccattgggatttctttactatgttggcttagtattatattgttggattgtttgagttggttttgtattcttctttctttcagtattaataagatagcattattcatgagatgttgtgaattgtggtgtttagattgctttatgtgattgagaagtccatttggcaattggaattttgaatagcaagaactggttaataatcacttagagataaggataattaactagccggattaagaattaacaaagcttaatagaggcggattaaagcttaatgctaatttaagaatcaatcgttaggaagagattccaactttaggttattaggttaggaattcgattatcgagagagagaaaccgaattcagttaagaattcatccacgggtagcataattggattcatcaatcctttatcttttatttgattaccaactagtttaggttccctttgggtttgcctTCTTGTCTtagttttttcatttattcattcattcctgcatctcccttagaacttagcttgtagctattagttagtttagaaattattcatcattcatcttaggttaatataacaaagaacaaagaagtaactctgggctttcactttcccgaggaatacgaccttgatactcgccattagtgctagactgcatcgataggtacactgccttagattgtagctaacacattTAGCCTATCAGGCCCTTAAGACttgcaattttgatgttgattctgCAGGTAAGGAAAGACAGTGGCAACTGAGTGAATTGGATGAATGGCGTCAACAGGCGTATAAAAACTCCTCAATTTACAAGGCTAAGACAAAGAAGTGGCATGATCAGAGGCTCAAAGATCCCAAGGAGTTTCAGAGTAGAGATAGAGTATTGCAATATAACTCACGTCTTCGGTTGTTTCCAGGGAAGCTCAAGAGTCGATGGTCGGGGCCATTTGTGGTTAAGGAAGTTTTTGCATATGGCGCAATCAAGCTTCATCATCCCGAGAAGGGTGATTTCAAGGTCAATGGACATAGGCTCAAGGTGTATCACGGAAACTCATTGGAGATTGAGCAGCAGGTTAACATGATTCTGTACCTGCAATGATGATCCATATCCAGTACAGCTAAATGACTCAAGaaccaaaaagaagcgcccttgggaggcattcccattttagttttatatttttcagtttacttttatgttatcAATCATTTGCATGCTTGATGATCTTTAGAACActtactttatatattaaacgCAATTGTATGAACTTAGGGTTTGAGTAATTTAATTCGGACTTTTGGTAATTGGTGAAGAGGGACTTCCCCGTTTGATTTATTTACTTGATTTACAGCCTAAATGTGTGCGTATATTTGTTAAAGGCGACTCGAGATGGCGAAGGAAAGCCCGGACTTCACCTGTCCACCACCGTTTCCGTGGGCATCACGGTCAGACCTGTTCAGCCGTCTTGATCGACGTACGAGTCATGCCCATGATGAAAATGCACATATAGAATTTGGGAAAACGGCCATCCACCACGGCTTCCGAGGCCACCATAGGCTGCCTCACCAGCCGTCTTTGGTCCTGCACCCTGCGTCCCTGACAGTGATGAGATGCACGTAAAGCACAAGGTAAATTCAACCGTCCACCACGACTTCTGAAGGCACCACAGGCAGCAACACTAGGGCGTGTTGACCAGCACGGCCATGCCCTCACCCGTGACAGATGGGAACCAGAATGAGGCTTTAGGGTTCAGCACGGGCCGAGTcctggccgtgctgaccagcatgGCCTTACCCTCGCCCGTGCTGACCCCGTGACTATAAAAGCAGgccttttcaaaattttcctaTCTTTTCCTCTCTAAGCTccaaggtgttgttttcttcctagtctttgatttttcttacctGTCACGGCAACTTCAAGTAAGTCTCTTtgccttttgcttttatttaattaaaattgatttttcttttacgcattattttttttttatttaggacATTTTGATATGTTTTGGTAGTTTGCTTTGTTACACTACTTAAATTTGACTTCGATTAGATTTAGTTAAAACTAATTGCTATGTTTATGTGAATTCGAATAATGAAATcataagtgtggggtttggcAGCAACAAAGTTTATTTCTGGCATTTTATTATGAACAATTGTTAGCATAAATTTTCCTTATTTGGTGCGCGATAAAGTAGGCTGGAATGTAATAATGAATTAGTTTTTTGCAggagattgaggctttagtcttagtgttaagtctaaagttttctGTTAGTCGAATTATAGTCGTTATGTTGTTTAATTCTCgatataatttatgttaacttgatttcttgttcgAATATTAATGATTCATTGCATTAGGCAATATGAGAGACCGCGATCAATCATGTTGAAAGCAACCGCAATGCGCCACTACCAGCAAGCGCCCGCATGGTGAAGGAACATCTTCCTCAACTTCACCTTTATCAGCACCAACAGCTCCACCGCAACAACAACTAGTCCGAGTACGAAGAGCACCAGCTGCAAATCCACCCCCACCTGGTTGTCATCCCTTATGGACATTTCAGAATGCAGATAACGAGAGCCGCTTCCAAAtaatgagatggaagcaagtgatggctGGACGTTGCATCGACTTCGTATCCCTGgaaagagtgggattggctcagGATGTGTGTGCCCTGTTTGAAACTCTGCCATACGGATGATTCTTCGACATCATTGATCCAACCTACCGCGAGCTTACAATTGAattcctcagcaccttctttCTGCAGCAACAGATCATAAATTAGCATTAGCCTGATGCAGTTTACTTCAGACTTcggggaagggagttctcaatgtcaTTTCCATAATTCggcatgcatttgggattatggactgagCAGGAGACCTCAGGTGAGGAGTATCAAGGATGCATCTACGTCAACCCAATCTTGTACGAAaccatgtgggattcattGGTACTCAGGTCGGAATCATACTACCCCACCaggtctaaggcgtctagccttcCAGATCATTTCCGCTATCTCCATACTTTATTAGCTTACACGATTACAGGCAGgggagatagttttggagcAGTAACACAAACCGATGTCTTCATCCTCTGGGCTATACAACATCGTAAGAAGCTTGACTTGGGATATCTGTTGGCTCGTCAAATCCattcatttatagtagacgccTAGAAGAAGATGTACTGCTGTTTTGGCCCGTATGTTACTAGGTTAGCCAAGAGACTGGATGTATTATACAACTGTTTGTCAGAGCTTTCACAGATTGGTGATATGATACCACTAGGGATTagacagatgatcaacatgcagatgatcacggcTACTCGACACCCACATGGCATAGAGTACAGGTTTGTCAACACAATAGTcagggaggctagagaggGAGCAGTTAGAGGAGCCCAAGACCCGACGGCTGAGATTCtagatgttaggattcctaacccagccagagtgtttatgcctacaTCTGGAGCCTCATCTTCTTATTCTGCAGGGACATCGAGTGCTTAGATTAATGCTTTAGCTGACCGACTAGATCGAGTCTACGATTTACAGCAGCAGCACTATACTAAGTTTGCGCAGCAGAGAAAGGAGTTTGGGCAGTTTCAAGAGGAGACTAGGGCACAGTTTCAGTGTTATGGAATAGCCTACGCACTAAAAGGATGACCATGACCAAGGAAGCAAGGATAAAATTGAGGAGATTGTCAATCCAATTATTCTGCCTCAAGGACCTATAATAAGATCACAAGCCAAGAAGATTCAACAAGCATTAATTAGTCATCTACAAGATTTGGTGAATTTGGCTTGTAATGGGTTGCAAGGAATCCAAGGCTTGGAGACAAGATCAAATAAAGTTATTTACAACTTAATTCAAGTTCAACTTCAAAATGGGCCTACTTAAagtttgtttttagtttttagccTTCTTAATTGAGTGGAATTAAATGtttgtatttttatcataatggGTTGTTTAAACATGTCAATTTAGAAGTCCATTAGTTTTATTACTTTGATAATGGGCTATCCAAACTTGTTTATGTTAAAGCCCATAAGTTGAGTTTGTTTGTTTTAGGGTATGAGTTTTTTTAGGTCTTGTAAAGACTATATAAAGGCCAAGAATGAATTTCATTGGggattttgataaattacaACCAAAGGGCTGTttgcttttgtctttgtgttcttaaGTTGAATACATGCTAAAGGAACATTCAAGTAGGCTGATCACCTTCTTGTGGAGTGTTTCAAATCTGGAATTTAGAAAACaagttttctttattctaGATCTTTGATTATCTTTCTAAGCAATCTGAATTCTAGCCTTCTTAGGGGTTAAGATTGAATTGTTATTGGGGTTTTCAAGTTAATGTTGTGGGGGTCCATAATAATcaaaggggttctcaagcttattcttGGAGGTTACATATCATTTAGGGTTTAAACGATATGCTCCAGTAGCTTATGCATGGTTTGGAGAGGTAGGCCACCCAGACAGACCTAATGGCGGAGCAGATTAAAAAGATGGCGGAGACCGGAGCACAGAATCAGCGGTTCATCaatgatatggagttcgatctAGCAGGATGCTTCATGGACCTTGTGCCACCACTACGGCCCCCTCCTTCAGCGACTTCCCCTACTCCTCATCCTCCAGCCGATCCGGCCAGTGAGGATGCGCCTTTGACAAACTACCAGCagtgaaacaaaaatttatgctattttgcttttccttttcctttttattttccttctttattttgttttactttattttcatttcctttagcattttcaattttatgttattttctgtcatttttcctttcatgttatgttattttagtagAACACTTTGCTTTGCCATCTTGATATGTACATTTAGTATGATCTTTAATGTTTATGATGTGCTAGTTATGTGCTATACGCAGTTTTAACTTTTCTAACACTATGGATAGTGTTAtacttaagtgtggggtaggtatcTGTGGCTATATCCCTCAATTGTTTAAGGCAATAATAATGGACTATTCTTAGGATGTCAAGACCTAGGTTTTTCATGACATTTaagtttagtttattctttcataattaataacttaattcaattaattgtCCCTCTCTATCTTTTGTTcttgaaagcaatttcactgtattcaatatgtcaatttggccgggttaaaccggtgttacttGATTTCCTTGTAAATTTACAACCTTTGACtgtgaactttgattatgccaatctCGTATTCAATctatgtgatgattcaattgataagtctgggaaccaattgcaaattttagccacCTCAAatgtgagtttttgaacctaaAATCGAGCATTCATTGTACATTAtgctcatgatttttcttgCTTAAGTGTGCGCTGTACTTACTTtcatttctagaacttgcgtTGTAATGtttgttgaggttacatgaatttttgaataccattagatgatttggcaacttaggatttcaCCACATCTTGCCAAAAACCTACCCTCTTTTTTCATTAGTCAGCCagtttgagccttaaccttttcttcataatttatacCTAATCACTACACATACACCATTCTATACATCTATCTTTCCTTTCACCATGTATACTgagtaattatgtgttatgtttCTTCATTTATGGAATTATAGTGCCTAACGTTGTTCTAAATTCACTTAGTCTTTTTTTAGTCGTTCTAtaatgctcccttcaatccaaattggataATTATTCTTATGGTTTATATCACTAATCATGCAGTCCCTATATAAGCtgctgtaatatatatacatagaatgtaaaaaaaaatcttacttACTTCTTAGCTCTTAActcttctaaatttaattcttgtgagcatcttttacttcaaataaggcttagtgagtatttttgttgtcTTGGCACTCAGTTCCTTCAAATAAGTGCATGATTTAtcagtatactttacacttctatccaaatattccTACCTTTACCTCAACCACATCTCAACCCTTGAAAAGACcctttaattttggtattcaatTATTCACGGTAGCAAAGATGACATTGATGAGCAAGCTCATAGTAAACAGGTTGTGTGCAGCTGCGTTGagggaattttcttatttacctTTAAACAttgtgagtgatttgagagattctTATGAGGCATTGGgtcttagtctttaatgctgaATTGTTACATAAATTGTGCTTCgagatggtattattatagttctttcttaaaggtgtataacttgttagttacttgagtttcattctttatatgttgaataaggtcGAGTTGTGAACGttagcatggattttgaggggtgattgttgcttgtgcATGTTGATAACGCAataatatatgcattttatatgctatatatatacattgtTCTTCATGTTATCTTCGTATATTTAATCTTTCAGAGctattattcattatttttgatatttctcTCCTCgggtttgttttgttttatttttgtaggAATTGGCTCGAGTTGCTAGGCATTGGCGAGGATGTTTGTAGTGTCGTTCATGGTCAAGCACGATGTCAAAGAGATACTCATGCCTAGGAGGATCTTATATCACGAAACGAGCAAAGGAAGCTACCCCGCGGCCACTCCGCGACTTGGCTTTCAAGGCCAACAATAAAGCAAAGAAACAGTCCACTTCGCCCCCTACTCGCAGCCTACAATGCCACGCCGTAGCCTGCCCGTGGCTGGATCTGCAAAACTGCATTTTGGACACCTGTCTAGTCAAATTTTTAGGGTGAAAACCTAGCCAAACTCCTGGATATCCTATGATATAAATAGATTGTGAAAAGAACCTGAAAAGAGGGAGCCCCCTTCTCCTTTTCTCCTTAGTTTTAGGCtatgttttctttctctattatGTTACTTTTGTTTATGCTTTGAGATTTATCAAAAAACTCATCATTCATTTATCAATCCaagtattttccttttcctttttaaggtgttattaattatcctttcttttataatctattttgtttatttaactATCATAAGTgagtagttttctaatctagGGTTAAGTGAACCCTAGCCATGATTGATGTATGATTTGTTCCTTTAATTttccaaattaattatttaattgctcTTGCTTAATTGATTGTGCATATTCCAATACTAGATTAGggataattagtattattatgaTTCCATTGTCTTTATCACAATGGGAGTTGGGTTTTGACGGATttgaatatttcaattaaggaCATGAAATTCTCCACGGGAGTAGGTAGAATGGATTGTTAGGAAGTCAGGGTATTGAGtttaatgtctttaatttGCATGATTCCATGGGAGTAGGTTTTGATTGCTATTAGGGAAGCCATTGATACTCGGGAGAGATCTATGGTATTTTATAGGGTTACCTTTCCTTGTGtgaacatatatttatttagtttggGGTAGGAATTTATCTTTGCATAAATTATGCTAGTGGG from Ricinus communis isolate WT05 ecotype wild-type chromosome 9, ASM1957865v1, whole genome shotgun sequence harbors:
- the LOC125371205 gene encoding uncharacterized protein LOC125371205 codes for the protein MLISDRGTHFYNTQLEKALRRYGVTHRFSTPYHLQTSGQVEVTNRGFKRILERTVGVSRKDWASKLDNALWAFRTAYRTSIGKERQWQLSELDEWRQQAYKNSSIYKAKTKKWHDQRLKDPKEFQSRDRVLQYNSRLRLFPGKLKSRWSGPFVVKEVFAYGAIKLHHPEKGDFKVNGHRLKVYHGNSLEIEQQVNMILYLQ